In Bacillus thuringiensis, the DNA window AAGAATCCAACGATTAATCCAGCGAGACTACTCTGTTTTATATCTTGTTTTGAAGTTTTTTTTGAGAAAATCATTTGAACGAATAATAAAATAATTCCAGCGAATAAAAAGCGAATACCATTAAAAGTAAATGGACCAACGAAAGACATAGCATTTTGAACGACGACAAATGTAGCTCCCCAAATAAAAGAGACAAATAATAAAGCAAGAGGAGCAACCCAATCTTTTTTCACACTCATACCCCCGTTAATTTTGTAAGATAGCTTTTCTAGCTAATTCATCAGCGACTTTATTTTGACTACTTGGAATCCACTTAATAAAAAAGAGATCAAAACTTTTTATGTACTGCAGTGCTTCCTCTAATAGTGGTGCAAACATTTTATTTTTTGCGTATTCTTTTTCAACAGCTCGCTCGACAAGTTGCGAATCTGTACGAAAAGAGACAATGTTATAATTATGCTCCGTGCAATATTTTAATGCCGCAAGTAAAGCGTGGTATTCCGCTTCATGATTGGACATTGTCCCAAGGGGTAATGATAATTGTACAGCTGGTTGTACCCCTTTAATAAATACTCCTGCACCAGAAGGACCAGGATTTCCTTTTGATGCACCATCAATATATACTTCAATCAAAATGAGAAACCTCCAAATAATAAGATGATCCCCTACTTATATGTTTCCTTGAAGTAGGGGATAGGGTACTTAGCCGATTGTAATACTATAACGACATGTAAATGTTTCATTCGCTTGTAAAGATTGAATTCCTTTTTTTTCCTTGAAATCTTTTGCTGGATTTACTTCATCAGCAATTCCGTACCAAGGTTCAATACATAAGAAAGGTGCGTTCTCACCTGGTGTCCATACGCCGACAAATGGGAACCCATCAAATTCTACCTTTACAAATTTATTATGTTTATGAGAACGAATAGAGATTTCATCCGTATTCATATTTTCAAAAATAAGTGCATCATTTTTGAATAAATCGTATGTAAGTGGCAATTCATTCGTATTTTCAGCGATTAATTGCTTTTTACTAGAAAGGTAAGGTCCTTCTAATACACTTGTTTCTAAGCGTTCAGAACCATTAAATGATAAATGGTAATCTGTAAATGATTCACCCTCTAATAACGGGAAGTTGAATCCAGGATGCGCCCCGATTGAGAAGAACATTTCTTTTGAAGTAGGGTTATTCACTTCATATGTTACATGAACGATTTGTCCGTCTAGCTCATAAGAAACAAGTAACTCAAATTCGTATGGGTATTTTTTTAATGTTTCTTCATTACTAGTTACAATATAAGTGATTTTCGTTTCACTTTGTTCTTTTACAGAGAATGTAAGATCACGAGCAAAGCCGTGTTGTGTTAAAGAATAAGGTTTACCATCTACGTAGTATGTATCATTTACTAATCGGCCGACAATTGGGAACAAAATTGGTGCGCGGCGCCCCCAATAAGTAGAATCGCCTTGCCATAAGTATTCAGTGTTGTCTTCTTTTAAGCGAACGCTTTGTAATTCTGCACCTTTGTCAGAAATGGAAACGATCACTTTTTCATTTTGAATTGTTGCAGTCATGAAGTAAAACCTCCTAAATTTTTCATATATTTCATTATACGTTGTCTAAAAGAAAAAAGGTAGTTCATGATAGGAATCTATTGACGAAAGGGGGGGCTACCGCGTAAAATATAATCTTGTTGCTTAAAAAACGAATAACGTGGTTCGAAACCATCCCACGTAAAAAAACTAAGGAGATTTTGTCATGAATATTAGAACTTTAGTCGGTAATGGTATTTTAGCGGCATTATATATTGCTGTTTCTATGCTTATTCAGCCATTTGGCTTTACGAGTGTACAGTTTCGTATTTCAGAGATGTTTAATCATCTCGTTGTATTTAATAAGAAAGCAATTTACGGAATTGTATTAGGTGTATTTTTAACGAATCTCTTTTTCTCACCTATGATCGCTTACGATTTAGTATTTGGAGTAGGGCAATCTATTCTGGCATTAGTTGCGACGATTATTTCTATGCGATTTATTAAAGGTGTTTGGGCTCGTATGGTTTTTAATACAGTTATTTTTACAATTACAATGTTTATGATTGCAATTGAACTTCATCTTGCATTTGATCTACCATTTATGTGGACTTGGTTAACATGTGCAGCGGGTGAATTCGTTGTAATGGCGATTGGTATGCCTGTAATGTACTGGATTAATAAACGAGTACGATTTGAAAGATTTATGTAATAGATAAAAGAGCTATTCCTATAGGGATAGCTCTTTTTGTATGGAGTCAAATTGAATATAATACTGTGACTCTTGATAAAATATAATAAAATAAAGTGAGGCTTTCATTAGCTGGCTACATATAAGAAGTCTTATATAAGGGGAATCTGGTATGAAATATAAAATCCATTGGTTGTATAAAACGAAGCGCGGTTTGCAGACGGAATTAACGACAGGTTATATGAACATAGAAGATGTATTGCAATTTGCAGAGGATTTCGAGAAAACAGGAAGAGTGAAAGAACTATTATTTTATGATGAAATGAATGCAGAATGGTCATTAAAGGAAATGAAAAAGCTAAGTAAGCAAGTGGAGGAAGAGCCCCAAGAAATACTCGTTTATTTTGATGGCGGGTATGATGTTCAGACGAAAGAAGCTGGAGTAGGTATATGTGTATACTATAAAAAGGGAAATACAAAATACCGAATTCGCCGTAATGCATATATTGAAGGTATATATGATAATAATGAAGCAGAATATGCATCATTATTATACGGCATGAATATACTCGAGGAATTAGGGATTAAGTATGAAGCAGTTACACTTCGCGGTGATTCTCAAGTTGTACTGCAGCAATTGGCGGGGGAATGGCCTTGTTATGATGAGCATTTAAATCATTATTTAGACCAAATTGAACAAAAAGCGAAGCAAATGAAATTAAAACTTGTATGTGAGCCGATATCTAGAAAACAAAATAAAGAAGCACATCAATTAGCAACGCAAGCATTAGAAGGAAAAGTCATTGATAGTCATAAAGAAATAACCGAATAGAGAGGTGCAACGGTGGATAAAAAGCAACTCATTACAGAGGTAAATGACTTATTAGAAACATATTGTGAAGGGTGTTTTTTACGAGAACATAATCGAAAGACAAATAGTAAATATTATGCTCATTCTTTTTGTATTAGGCAATGTACAGTTGGAGAAACATTGAAAAAGTATGGAGAACAGTTGTCATGAAAAAACATCCAGAGAAAATTCTCTGGATGTTTTTTAGTGTCTTGCTTCGTTTAGTTGATGCTCGCATTTGCTTAATTTTTTTTCCTCATTCATTAAAAATGGCTCATCTAAATCTGTCGCAACAGATTTCATAATTTCAAGCTGAGAGCGAGCGGCTTCTACGGCAGTAGTCGCATGCTCTAATGTATCTGGATCCATTGAAATTGTCGCTGACCCTACCATTTTTTGTGCTGTTTCTACACGGAATTTCACTTCTTCAAAATCATTTACTTCTGATCCCATTATTACTTCCTCCTTTGTATATTGCGCATTTCACATAGTTTTTGCTCTGTAAAACGGAAATATACAAAGGAATAACAAAGGAGGTTACCAAGTAAGGTAACCTCCTATTATATGTTGGATTAAAGTTTTACTACGTTAGCAGCTTGAGGTCCGCGGTTTCCTTCAGTAATATCGAAAGATACTTCTTGACCTTCTTCTAAAGCTTTATAGCCGTCACCTTGAATAGCAGAGAAATGTACGAATACATCGTCAGCGCCTTCCATTTCGATAAATCCAAAACCTTTTTCGTTGTTAAACCATTTTACTTTTCCTTGCATGTTACAATTCCTCCTAAAAACATTTGCTTTTTTCATTTAGTGAAATTCATTTGAAAGATAATATAAACTAAAAATGCTATAATCTTGAATATTCTGCTAAATGATTAATTTAAATATACATGAATTGGTAGAAATTAGTCAAGTAAGCGATTTTATTTTTTTGTATTTTTAAATAATTTTCCAGCCGAATTTTTAAATAGGTATAGGACAGGCCGAGTATGTAATATTCTTAATTGAATGCTATACATAATGAGGTGAAAGAAAGAATGAATGAGTCTTATTTATTAGATAATGAAGGAATGAGAACGAGAACTGACATACCAAATTGGGTTACAAAAGAATTTCAAAATTTTTCGAGTGTTGTGCTAGAACCAACTTTCCCATGTTATTTCGGCTTAACAGCTTTGAAAAAGAATGAACTTCGTTATTCATTTCTCTCTCATAATGATTGGAGTCATTTGCCACATACAATGTTATCTTTTTTAGAGTTAATGAAAGAGCGCCCAATTGTAAGAAGAGGATTCTTTCTTTTTGTGGAACCGGAATGTGAAGAGCAATCACTGGAATATTATCGTGATTACTTTTGGAAAGTACTACAATATTTACATGAAAACGATGACCAAACATGGCCGAAGCAAATTCCTGAAGACCCAGACCATTACTTATGGGAATTTTCATTTGGTGGTGAACCAATATTCGCATTTGGAAATGCGCCAGCTTATAAACAACGAAAAACTAGGCATTTAGGAAATTCTCTCGTTATTGGGTTTCAACCACGCACCATCTTTGATGGATTAGAAGGGGATCGTCCTAAAGGAGCATATTCAAGACAAACGGTCCGAGATCGAGTTGAAAAGTGGGATCAGCTGCCGAAACATCCTAACATTAGTCATTATGGTGATCCAGATCATCGTGAATGGAAACAATACTTCA includes these proteins:
- a CDS encoding YqcI/YcgG family protein; translation: MNESYLLDNEGMRTRTDIPNWVTKEFQNFSSVVLEPTFPCYFGLTALKKNELRYSFLSHNDWSHLPHTMLSFLELMKERPIVRRGFFLFVEPECEEQSLEYYRDYFWKVLQYLHENDDQTWPKQIPEDPDHYLWEFSFGGEPIFAFGNAPAYKQRKTRHLGNSLVIGFQPRTIFDGLEGDRPKGAYSRQTVRDRVEKWDQLPKHPNISHYGDPDHREWKQYFIGDDVEPIKGKCPFLHKLEK
- a CDS encoding aldose 1-epimerase family protein, with amino-acid sequence MTATIQNEKVIVSISDKGAELQSVRLKEDNTEYLWQGDSTYWGRRAPILFPIVGRLVNDTYYVDGKPYSLTQHGFARDLTFSVKEQSETKITYIVTSNEETLKKYPYEFELLVSYELDGQIVHVTYEVNNPTSKEMFFSIGAHPGFNFPLLEGESFTDYHLSFNGSERLETSVLEGPYLSSKKQLIAENTNELPLTYDLFKNDALIFENMNTDEISIRSHKHNKFVKVEFDGFPFVGVWTPGENAPFLCIEPWYGIADEVNPAKDFKEKKGIQSLQANETFTCRYSITIG
- the cspB gene encoding cold shock-like protein CspB; translation: MQGKVKWFNNEKGFGFIEMEGADDVFVHFSAIQGDGYKALEEGQEVSFDITEGNRGPQAANVVKL
- a CDS encoding zinc-finger domain-containing protein translates to MDKKQLITEVNDLLETYCEGCFLREHNRKTNSKYYAHSFCIRQCTVGETLKKYGEQLS
- a CDS encoding reverse transcriptase-like protein; translated protein: MIEVYIDGASKGNPGPSGAGVFIKGVQPAVQLSLPLGTMSNHEAEYHALLAALKYCTEHNYNIVSFRTDSQLVERAVEKEYAKNKMFAPLLEEALQYIKSFDLFFIKWIPSSQNKVADELARKAILQN
- a CDS encoding ribonuclease H family protein; its protein translation is MKYKIHWLYKTKRGLQTELTTGYMNIEDVLQFAEDFEKTGRVKELLFYDEMNAEWSLKEMKKLSKQVEEEPQEILVYFDGGYDVQTKEAGVGICVYYKKGNTKYRIRRNAYIEGIYDNNEAEYASLLYGMNILEELGIKYEAVTLRGDSQVVLQQLAGEWPCYDEHLNHYLDQIEQKAKQMKLKLVCEPISRKQNKEAHQLATQALEGKVIDSHKEITE
- a CDS encoding QueT transporter family protein; protein product: MNIRTLVGNGILAALYIAVSMLIQPFGFTSVQFRISEMFNHLVVFNKKAIYGIVLGVFLTNLFFSPMIAYDLVFGVGQSILALVATIISMRFIKGVWARMVFNTVIFTITMFMIAIELHLAFDLPFMWTWLTCAAGEFVVMAIGMPVMYWINKRVRFERFM
- a CDS encoding DUF2564 family protein, which encodes MGSEVNDFEEVKFRVETAQKMVGSATISMDPDTLEHATTAVEAARSQLEIMKSVATDLDEPFLMNEEKKLSKCEHQLNEARH